aaatattaagtaaaatctgttatatttacataataaaatacataaatagtatacatgaatattcaaaatcaAGATCCTTAATTCTAGGATCCTATCTTgtaatttatacttttaattttcatacttactaaatatttttttcaacccTAAAGAACATAAAGTTATCATCAGCTGGTGCATTCACTGAGTATAAAGATTCAGTTCTTCCAACATCAGTGATGAAATTTCATCATCAGTGAAAATTAAGCATCAAtgtctttcatattttaaattgaaatttaaagaatGAATATCTCATTACATCTCAATAAGGTAAGTTAAGAGTAAATATAGAAAGTGAACATATACATTTATGTAAGCCAGCTTTCCTTACATACTTTTGgccaaaatgtaaaaatcattctaCATGATTGTGATGTACAATCCTGAAGAACAGTGAATGTTAATTTTAATCCAAGATGGGGAAAAACTGAAGACCTCAATTACCTATAGCcacatgacaaaaaaaaaaaaaaaaaatcaaaggcaatACTCCAAGCTTAAAATAGGAAAGATTATTTAAATATTCAATTTTGTATTTTGGTATTCTCCCGCCTATTTTAtccatgtcttaaaaaaaaaaagctgtttaacTGTTAAAAGTTTTAGTTCAACATTATAATTTAAGCCCAATAGGACATTTTCAtgtttaatatataataaaaggaaaaaaaaggtaaatttaaCCATGTCTGTGACTGATTTTGTTCTAAATGCTCAAACGTATTTTACTTGAGCAATGGTAGAAAGCAAAGATGCAAagccaaaatattaaaaagcaaaatttgatgaATAATCTGAAATGTGAAATTTTCTGTAATATAATGTAGTTGAAAGAAATCACaatcttctttattctttatttagattAATGAAAACTACAGATTATATGTGTTGTTCCTCTAAcaacaaatcttaaaaaaaattcttttgaaatCCAAAATAGTAAGTTGCTATTTTCACTAAAGAAAAACATGGAATATAATATCCAGCAGCCTAGAATTCTTctgaatttacattttattaaatttttttcttggaagCCCAGGTTTCGTGTGTGAGGGGACGAGGCAGAAATTTAGCAAGTCTgatctgaaattttcttttcttttttcttttgagtaaaggtagatttattcagagagatacattgaaaggcaagagaaaggccacgaggtgtgggggttgggtgctcagattaaaagtaggtacacatttcCATGAATGtgggccgtctccaaagagggagagagagaggggtgaTCTGTAATTTTCAATTATTTACACATTAAACTAATGATCTGAACACTGAAGGTATTTTCTTCCCTTATGTGAAGAATGACTAACATCAGTAAAAGGTTAAAGTTTTCATTAATATATCACATGGCAAAGAGCCAAAGTGGTTAAAAGTACAAGTTCTAAAGTCAGACAAACCTAGGTGCATAGTCCAGCTCCACCACATCTTATATGATACTGGACAATTCACtcatttctgagtctcagtttcctcatgtgtaaaacagAGACAGGATAATAACCGTACTCATTTCACAGCATTATTACAAGGGTTAAAAGAAGTATGTGAAGTACAGTGTCTGGTACATATCAAATACTCTATAAATGACAGCTGCTATTATTGTTACTAGTATCTTGACCAACAAGATGTGACTTTTAATAGCAAATTTGAATCcctacaaacacacaaaaaatctctttttaaaataaaaattctgatcATCATTACTGGggaaatgtgaaggaaaaggCCATTGTGTCTGGAGTCATTACAAACTACTAGCGACCTGGTCTGAAAGTTAACCTGAGAATGTGTATAAATTTCTTGTTGAGGTTCTTTAATATTTCATGACAGTAATTCCTAAATATTCATGTTGGATACTAAAGTAAACATCATTCaagtaaaaagaaagcaaataccaGTTCCAGCAATAAAAGATGGATAGGGATGCTCAGATGATGCTAGACAATTACTTAAGTTTATTAGATTTATTACACGTGGTGCTTATCTCATGTTTTTGGGTAGTGGTTAACTGAGTTTGGAATTCAAGTGTTCTCAGTTTAGAATAGACTATATAAACAAAATCTTTCCTTATCTCAGTGAAATATTATTGGAACAACTCTGCTGGGACATTTTTCTCCCACTCCCCCAGATTTGGAAAGTCTACAATGACATGAAAGAGAAATCCTAGTGACTACTTCTGAGTTAACTTTTATGGTGACTAAGATCCTTTAATGCAGTTTTTACTACTACATTTACACATTCTAAAAATGTACAGGTAATTCCAATTTATTCATGTTTTGTTACCTTTTAGAGCTAAGTTTAGCATATCACCAGCGCGGAAAGAAATTTCTTCTTCAGATACAGCAACAAAATCATATTCTGCTCTAGCAACTACATGGTCATCCTCACCACTTGCCCAGCTGGTATTCTCTATAAACCAAATTAAGAATTAAGATTAGGTTAgtcaaactcaaaaaaaaaaaaaaaagatattttactgGCTAGTTTGCAAACTGTATAAACTTACTTGCCAAGAGAAGAGACTCCCCTCTTGAAGTAAAGTCTACAGTTAACAATATGTTCATTAAGATATCTATTAtgaactttttccttttctttaaactcTAAATTCTAGGTCCCTTAAAGCCAGGGGTTAGCAATTTTTTTGgtaaagtaaaaatttttttttgatattaaatatttaaggctTTGCAGGACATAATGGCAAAACTGAACATTTGTGTAGTTTCTTATATAACATTAGAGGAAATTTTTTCcataaattttttgaaaaattcaaaaaataataactacTGAGCTTTTTTTTGTAACATAGGTCTTTGCAGAAAGGAATTTTTTGAGGTAGGATATTTCTTATTAATTGGGGTTCAAAGGCAGTGTTTCTATCATCAATATCAATTGCAAAAATTCATCTGTTAATGCTAATTTGTAATGAAATTTGAggtatttaattttgaaaatgttttttgacAGAAGTACTGCCAAATCCTGATACCAATCCATTAAACATGTGGTTTTAATTGAGCATATTCATCCAAAGAAGATGAACAGAGTAGAATTGTTAAATTCTTTTGATATTTACCTTTTAACATGTCATTACATTAGAAATTAATCACTTCCAAATGAAGATTGAACGGAAGCTCTCAATGGCAGTTAAATGGATTTTGAAATACGGGCATTTTCTTTGCACTTGCACGGAGATTCTAAAACCTTTCTGCATTGTAGTTTGAGCTTGAAAAGTACATCTGCTGCAAATTTACGTGAGAATGGAAATCTTGCTTCTTGTTTTAAGTCCTGACGGCCTGGGGACGTATAAAGCAGTGTGACATTACTTGTGATTCGAACAATATTAGCTGTCGTCAAAAAGCTTTATACTCCAATGTAAGTTTTACATATAagtgttattttgttttatagtttccGGTTGAATTCATTAAGAACATCACCAAGTCTGCAGCAAAAGCTGACTTCCAAAGCCACTAAGTGTTTACTAAGAGAGGCTGACGGTACttgtttttcagaaaaatttcagTCTTGgctttgatctcagaaaaacagtaataaaactTAACTAGTGACTGCTCAGCCATCTAACAGCTGTACAGGAGGGCAAGTCAGGATCTTCAGCTTCTACTTCTGACAAAAATTCACAGAACTGAAAACACTTATGTCCACAAGGGTGACTGAAGTTCACCTATGACACTACATGataaattcaaatattttctgcaGTGTACTAGCTGATTAATAGTACAATGAATAACCATaggctttaaaaactttttactttttaaaatcagtaaaattTTGTCCAACtaagctcttttctgtttcaccatTTTTACAACCGTCAGTCACAACACATCTTTGCAGATTTAATTAACTTCATATTATGTTGGTTTAGTGAGTTTGTGTTTTTTCAACTTCTTGAAAATATTCTCATCTGTAGTTGTTCCATGCAGACTATTCACAGAGGCTAAATCTTCAGGCACTTCAAATTCAACACTGACTCCTCCAATAAACCAGTGAGCAGTATCAATAATACCTATTGGGTCATCATGAGCCAAGTAAATCCGTTTGAAATCATTTGCCTTGTTTTTAACTGACTACTAATGTTGTTTCAAATACTCTTCAAGAAACTTGCTAAAATGTTAATGGTCTTAAACAAGTTTACTTTCCCTAGATGTATTTCCTTGGCAGTTGGTAAACAGATTTCCTTGCTAATCTGACAAATGAGCCTCtcagtaaaatttattttggttgcaggctttttttctcttcttttgctcctttttttttccttttgggtgAAGAAATATGCTACACTGCATATGCTATGATGAGatattccattttaaattttctgatttctctgaCTGTTGTTCCTGTGAGTTGGCAATACTGTGATGAGTGCTCAGTCTGGTAATGTTGATGTATATTGTATCCATTTAATATAGCTATGTTGTCACTGTATAATAAATTCAATGTTTTACCATCCAATTCAATAACAACATAATCCAGACAATACTGTGCCTGGAAACTGTGACATTCAAAAATccactttactcttcttttcttGCATGGTATGTATGCAGTCATAGTAAAAATACATATACTGGAATATGACAATACACGTGGCACTCAATAAGCTGTCAGGTTATGTTAGTGAGATTTGCAGTGAGTGGAACAAGTGTAAAGCAGTAAGAGTGCCAGCGCAGATAGGGTCTCTGTTGCAAACTGCTCAACTCTGCTCTTTTACATGAATGAGTATGGCTGTGGTCTAATAAAACTTTACTAATGGACATagatattttaattacatataattttcacatgtcacaagTAGcattctttttgggttttttcccaACTATGTATTGAAAATTGTAAAAACCATTTTGAGCTTGTGGGATGTACAAAAACAGGAGCAAGCCAGACCTGGCTGACATGCCATATTTTGCTGAGTCCTGTCCCAAACAGCAAAGAAGTCATAGGGCTTAAGCTTCCTCAGTTTCGCTTTTCCTCAAAAATCTCTTAATATCATTATCCACTTCTCCCCCTTTTGCCTCAAGATAAAAAATTGCCCCTCCTTTTTAACCTGCCTTGGATCATATTTTCTCCTACATCTTATAGGTCTCTTCATCTTTTTGACTCCTGTGTTTCTCCCTCTTCTACAATCACTCCTTCTCTATAGACTTCTTTCTTTCAGCCTAAAAACATGCCCAGATCTCACTTCATAAaagacaaagtaaaacaaaaaactgaaaaccaCATCAACTTGTTCTTACCCAAGCAGGctattcattttctcctttctatcattcattgctaatattttctttttaacacatCTTCTGACTTTATATACCCTTTATCCTCCTCCATAGTTGCTGTCTCCTCCACTTTACTAAAATTACTTGCTGGAGCTAATGACCTCCAATTGCCGAGTCTGATCATCTTTTTCAGGTCTTCATCTTATCTTATTATAGCACCTGACACCATGCAtcattcttcttccccttcttgaAATGTCCTCCCTCACCTCCACTTCTGTAACATAGGATTAACATAGTTCTACTTTCGCTCTTCCTGGTTTCTTAGTTCCTCTTCTATCACTGTAATCTCATCCACTTACATTACTTCAACTATCACTTCTACGTGGATGACTCttaaatctttcatttttcatctcttttctaaGATCCTTTCCTGCCTTTTAAACTGCTTTCTGTAACTTCCTCAAGTTCCACTTGAATGTCCCACTGACATGCCAAATTCATTTTAGCTCTAACCAAACTGATGATAATCATTCACAGATCAGTTGTTCCAGGTGATTtgtctgtatttattttattgactttACCCTCAAATACATATCCAGAATGTGACCCCACCTTAGAACCTGCATCATTGCCATCCAAAGCCAACCAATCATCACTTCCCACTTGAATTACTACAACGGCCCCTTGATTCTCCACATTGGTCTCTTCAACCCTAGCTTTGTGTAAAAACCACTCTCagcaaaaaatttttcttttaaaacctaGGTCAGATCATATCATTCCTTTGTTCAAAACTCTGTCGTGGCTTCCCATTTCGGAATAAAGGCCAAAGTTCTTACAAATGTCTACAAGGCTTATACCATCTACACACTGTACTCGTCCTTCCTTCACCTCTTGGTATTCTGACTTTGCTCCATTCaccctggcctccttgctgttcacGTGACATGTCAGGCACACTGCCACTTAAATGCCTTTGCAGTTTTGCTGCTTCTCCTGTCTCAGACACTTCCCTCAAATAGCTTCCTCCCTTTATTTCCTTTggggaggccttccctgactgtGTGTAGCTCTGCAACCCCACTTCCTACCACTAGCACTCTACAACACTCTTCCCTGTTTTTTCCACCCACTATGGCACTTACTACCTTCTGACTTACTATATATATGACCTGTTTATTGCTGTCTCTCCCCACTAGTCACAAGggtgggaattttttaaaaatctgttttcttcacTGCTATATCCCTAGATCCTAGAACTGTGTTTGGCAATGTAGtaggcattcaacaaatatttactaagttaaCATTATTCAGACTGTGTCCAACTTAAGCTGGAGTGGGTCCAATTGGAGGCCACaggtaaataaaattttgttttaaggtTGAACAAGTAGATTAACCTTACCAAAGATTATCCTGAATTACAGTGGCCACAGTGGAcaactttttgtttttgaagtatagttgatttacaatgttgtattagtttcaaagTGATTCctctttagattcttttccattataggttactacaagatgagAACTTTGACCTAGATAAGCTTTTATATTTATGAAGTATCTAGAGAAAAAAGGGTCTCAGTCAAGCACTCACCATAAACAGTAgagtgaaaattatttttcctcctctacactTTCTGGTGACCATACTGAGACCTGCTGAGACAAACCCACTCACTCCAGAGCCTGCAGATAGGatcctgggaaaactggcagaaacCAGCAAAAGGCAAGAATTCTTACCAAAGTCAGCTTTCCCAGGTCTCTACCTGTGATGCCTGGTCAAGAAAGGAAGGTAAAACTTCATATTGCCCTTCCTTTCCAAATTTAGATTGGCAGGAAAAAGCATTAGTTATCagtcctttctctcccagggacAGCTAAtgctttctttgtttcattttgtgtcCTGAGAACTTGACCGTGCAAACATCAGGTTGAGGATCTCAAAAATATGGCTGGACATTAATATGGGTTGTACTCCATCTGCAGCTACATATGGTATTGCCAAAATCAACTTGTAAAGAGCTCTATTTAACTAGCTTAAAGACAAACAAGCATTTATATAAATCAAGTATACTCTCAGAAGTACGAAAACTAATTGAAATGTTTTTCAAGTTCACGTGATTTAGGATAATACTCAGTAAATAAAAGCTAAtttaagtttgttggtttaattaaaacAGGCATCTCTTTAGCGTATTGACATTAAATATAATACTTTTGTTCTACTGGGTTTACTAATAGCCAAATAAGCTCATGTTATCTCTGTCACAGAATCTGTCAACAAGAAAGATAACTTAAAATGATGGCTAGTTGTTTGTAACTtcctgtgaaatttttatgagtaATCTAAACATAATTGTTAAGAACAAGTGAGTTAAACAGATGTAAGATGAAAGTTTATAAATAAACttttcaacaattaaaaaaacccaaataaaacaGTATCCCTCTAATGATTCAATTTTAAAGGTCTAGGGCATTTTGATTCCTCCTTTCTCATTATGTACTGCATTTAGCTAGTAACTAAATCACCTCAGTTCAGATCTTCATTATCTCTTGCATTTAAATGCAAAAGCATCCTAAGTGATGTccccaaattaataaatattaagcaCCTTTCATTTGCCAATCAAGTTGTTAGCTTTGGGGAATACAATGGTAAATATAACCCAAAATTCCTTATTAACCTGACCATCCAATTTCAACCTGTGTTAACCTGCACTGACCTATTTTAATCACTTGAGACAGACTGATCTCTTTAGAGCACTGTTTATATGTCACAGCctgctttaaaaaactgaaacaaaaccaGACAACCAAAAAATCTTCCTTTCCCTGCTAAATGAAAATTAAGTTTTGTCATGGAAATTAAGACCTTCCATTATTACGTTTCAATTTAATTTCTCTGCCTTATTTCTCAATATCCTTCTATTCAATAGTATAGGACATCTGCTGATTAAATCTCATACTTCCTTCCTATGTTCAAGCTGGACCATCTGCTTAACAGTCTTTTTTCCCTACGTAACTGGTGAAATACTACCTATCTTTCCAAAATCTAACTTAGATGCCACTTTCTTTTTGGATACTAGTAGTCAAAAAATGTCAGCTTCACTTCTAAATTGAGATAATACTCTGTACTAGTCGATTCAATAGGGGTTTAACAGTCAAACAGGCCTGGTTTTGTTTCTGGTTCTGCCTTATTAAAGATGTGAACTtcaattttatcacttgcatgAGGATAATTCCTCTTACgattgttgtaagaattaaatgagacaaattaaacaaaatacttagcacagtgtcttgcATATAAAAAAGGCTCAATAAGCCTTATGTTTCTCCCCAACTGTCATACTCCTTACACTTTCTTCCTCATTACCATTACTTGTGTACGTGTCTCATCCACTTCTTTTAATAAGTTTTAGAAAGATGAGGGGATTATGTCCTATGTATCTTTGTATCTTCCACAGCTTTAAGTTTAGTACCTTGTAAATAGTTAGGTACTGTGTACTGTTAAAAtgacctaaaaagaaaaaatcaacaaGCCTGTTTTTGCTACATGTTCCTCTTCCAGTTTTAAAGTTCTTAATTGAAAATATAACTGGATCAAAATAGTAAATACAAATGACTACAAAGAAAGCTAATTTAAGTAATCATGATATTTGAGATTGTTACATGGCTTCTGAACCCATTCTATTACTCTTACCTGTTACTTCGTCACTGTAAGTAGAAAGCAGTTTCCAGATGAGGTAAGGACCACCAAGGATAACAGCAAAAAACAAGAATATTGGCCAAGATTTTGCTGAGTTAGCTGTTCTGTCCTCAGCACCAAGGCAAGCCACAGTTCCTTCACTTTCTGCCCACAGGTCCTCATTCTCAGAGCCTCTTCTTATACCTATCATCCACTGTAATCGTCTGTAAAGATATCTTATAGTCCTAACCAATGCAAAAGCTGAAAAAACTTTTGTGAAATGTATTTTCAATCGGGAAAAATGGTTTGCTACATCCAAGACAGCCCTGAAACTGTTATAGACAGCTGAAAAGGTAGCATCCATCATCATACTAACAGAGGCAAATGCATGCACAATACTTTCAATGGACTGAAATGCACCTCTGCTGCTTTCTTCAGCTTGCTGAACAAATCTACTAGGTGGAAGATCATCTATACGGAGGCGGTTATAGCCCAACCCATTATATCCATAACTATAAGGGCTATAGCTTCCATAAAACGAATTTCCATAGGCACCATATCCAGAAGAAAATGAACTGTAGGCAGGTCTGAAAGCGTTCATGTTGCTGCTTCCTGTCTGCTGTGATGGCCTTGGAAGAATAGGTGGTGGCACTCTGGTAAGTGTTGGTTGTCCAGGTCTTGTCAATAAAGTAGGACCCAAATCAGCAGATCTAAAACCAAAAAGAGCGTCAAAATAGTAACTGAAGCACACAATAAATTCATTCAAAATAACTAATAAACACCTTTTATATACCTAGTGTTATGACAGATTCTAGTAATGATGTCTTAACAGTAAGGAATAGCCTCTAATAACCAGATGCTTAGAATCTCAGTATTAAGAAAGGATGGATAAAATACCTGACTAAACTCCATTTTCTTGTTTACTTATGCTTGCATTGTTAGTAGTATCTTCAATCTGTGGTTCCTTTTTAAGACGCTTGCCCATTTCCTCAGGGTTAGTTGCAAGTAGGTATCTGTCCATTCCTACACCTAAACAGCACTATCTTAATTAACATAGTTTTAAAATAGGTCTTAATGCCCAATGAAACAAGTCTTCCCACAACATTCTTCATCTTCaacagtgtcttggctatttgaCCCTTCGAATTTCCATACACATTTTGGGATCAGAGCTTGAAGTTCTACACTACCCTCCCCTCAAAAGCCCTACTGAGATTCTGGTTtggaattacattaaatctgtagattaatttgaGATAGTTAACATTTCTATAATATTCAGAGTTTTAATTCATGAATACACTATatgttccatttatttagatcttttaaagatttttctcaataatgttttttttttaaataactgctgagtctcaatgttttacagtttactGTATGGAGGTCtttctttagatttattcctatatatttgattttttttggatGCTGCTGTATATGCTGTCTTTCTAAAATTTCACTttcttcatagcagcactatttacaatagccaaaacatggaaacaacctaaatgtccatcaacaggtgactggataaagaagatgtggtatatttatacaatggaatactactcagccataaaaaccgacaacataatgccatttgcagcaacatggatgctcctagagaatgtcattctaagtgaagtaagccagaaagagaaacaaaaataccatatgagatcgctcatatgtggaatctaaaaaacaaaaacaaacaaacaaacaaaaacaaagcataaatacaggacagaaatagactca
The genomic region above belongs to Vicugna pacos chromosome 15, VicPac4, whole genome shotgun sequence and contains:
- the PEX13 gene encoding peroxisome biogenesis factor 13, coding for MASQPPPPPKPWETRRIPGAGPGPGPGPTFQSADLGPTLLTRPGQPTLTRVPPPILPRPSQQTGSSNMNAFRPAYSSFSSGYGAYGNSFYGSYSPYSYGYNGLGYNRLRIDDLPPSRFVQQAEESSRGAFQSIESIVHAFASVSMMMDATFSAVYNSFRAVLDVANHFSRLKIHFTKVFSAFALVRTIRYLYRRLQWMIGIRRGSENEDLWAESEGTVACLGAEDRTANSAKSWPIFLFFAVILGGPYLIWKLLSTYSDEVTENTSWASGEDDHVVARAEYDFVAVSEEEISFRAGDMLNLALKEQQPRVRGWLLASLDGQTTGLIPANYVKILGKRRGRKTMESSKISKQQQSFTNKTLIKGATAADSLDEQEAAFESVFIESIKVPVPTDSAGKNGDKQDL